The Brassica oleracea var. oleracea cultivar TO1000 chromosome C6, BOL, whole genome shotgun sequence genome includes a region encoding these proteins:
- the LOC106298236 gene encoding regulator of telomere elongation helicase 1-like, with amino-acid sequence MPAYSIRGINVDFPFEAYPSQITYMDRVIESLQNKCHALLESPTGTGKTLCLLCATLAWRKSLGSFSTRKDRNSDSDPQMSQTGGGGGFPTIVYASRTHSQLRQVIKELKRCSYRPKMLVLGSREQLCVNEEVNSLRGKALSNACHYLCKKRGKRQCNHFNRVPDYLKHNPQIGDEPVDIEDLVNIGKGSGPCPYYITREVHKDVDILFAPYNYLISNAYRKHLKVDWSNSVLIFDEAHNLEGICADSASFDLPSFHLSACISEAQECVELASARRGSLNDGSTNPETFAILKGLLLKLQELISKVPIPKRDEGFTKPGPYIYEMLETLNITHETAPKLIGTVEEATVLLDEEKQRTGTKAGSKLEIIVDMLKLIFRENGSSHADVYRVHIQEHEQNPTDIIKGKVSRTLSWWCFNPGITMQDIAKKGVGTIILTSGTLSPMDSLAQELKLDFPIRLENPHVISSNQLWAGVVSTGPSGCVLNSSYRNRDVPEYKQELGNAIVNFSRVVPDGLLVFFPSYYLMDRCIAFWKDGSHRNSMTIWERICKLKKPVIEPKDSSLFPAAMLDFSKKLQDRSISGAVFFAVCRGKVSEGLDFADGAGRAVVITGLPYARVTDPKIKLKREFLDEQSQVSDVKRSTILSGSMWYSQEAARAVNQAIGRVIRHRHDYGAIIFCDDRFEQQSQQSNISLWIRPYVKCYPRYGEVISDLARFFRIERSNFPASLVTEQEYDIVSTLLPKVSTKDAPTPTAGNSNVKNAGVARNEVSRVEALPAANQASPSEFVKWKGLTILQRKSKMPRIVKGEGMQACSSVKAKLVEISDEETPVERRTCEVVDLECDKQTCEIASSNNCFNTMGLVKKRKVPESQGSGASSSVLKEKGSGGGGGDKKEASASAFLSQVKEKLNAEEYNKFIGYIQALKKKEIKLASVMQSIVQLFCGKERDHLLMRFKDFVPVKYRSAYEECIKTTKRDAL; translated from the exons ATGCCCGCTTACAGCATCAGAGGAATCAATGTCGATTTCCCATTCGAGGCGTACCCTTCTCAGATCACTTACATGGACAGAGTCATCGAGTCTCTCCAAAAC AAATGTCACGCGCTCCTGGAGAGTCCAACTGGGACTGGGAAAACTCTTTGTCTTCTCTGTGCCACCTTAGCCTGGAGGAAGAGCCTTGGCAGTTTCTCTACCCGTAAGGATCGTAACAGCGATTCAGACCCGCAAATGTCCCAAACCGGAGGAGGAGGAGGTTTCCCTACCATAGTTTATGCGTCTCGGACTCATAGTCAGCTCCGCCAAGTCATCAAAGAACTTAAAAGATGCAGCTACAG GCCTAAGATGCTGGTGCTCGGATCACGTGAGCAGTTATGCGTTAACGAGGAAGTGAATTCACTCCGAGGAAAGGCACTCTCTAATGCTTGTCATTACCTTTGCAAAAAGCGTGGTAAACGCCAATGTAACCATTTCAATCGCGTTCCAG ATTATTTGAAGCATAACCCTCAAATTGGCGACGAACCTGTTGATATTGAAGATTTGGTCAATATTGGGAAAGGTTCTGGGCC ATGCCCATATTATATCACAAGAGAGGTTCACAAAGACGTGGACATCTTATTTGCACCTTACAACTACTTGATCAGCAATGCGTATAGAAAGCATCTGAAGGTCGACTGGAGTAACAGCGTCTTGATTTTTGATGAAGCTCACAATCTT GAAGGTATATGCGCAGACTCAGCTTCATTTGACCTTCCTTCTTTTCATTTATCGGCTTGCATTTCCGAGGCACAAGAATGTGTAGAACTTGCGTCAGCAAGAAGGGGTTCATTAAACGACGGGTCCACGAACCCTGAGACTTTTGCTATACTTAAAG GACTTCTTTTAAAGCTACAGGAACTGATTTCGAAAGTGCCAATTCCGAAAAGGGACGAGGGATTCACCAAGCCTGGGCCTTACATATACGAAATGCTTGAAACCCTTAACATCACTCACGAAACTGCTCCTAAACTCATTGGTACAGTCGAGGAGGCTACAGTGCTTCTGGATGAGGAGAAACAACGAACAGGGACCAAAGCTGGAAGCAAACTAGAAATCATTGTTGACATGCTTAAACTGATCTTTAGAGAAAATGGAAGTAGCCATGCAGATGTTTATCGT GTTCATATACAGGAGCATGAGCAAAATCCTACTGATATAATAAAAG GGAAGGTATCAAGAACGCTAAGTTGGTGGTGTTTCAATCCTGGGATCACCATGCAGGACATAGCAAAAAAAGGTGTTGGGACTATCATTTTAACATCGGGAACTTTATCTCCCATGGATTCACTGGCTCAAGAACTAAAATT AGACTTTCCTATCCGTTTGGAGAATCCCCATGTTATATCCTCAAATCAGCTTTGGGCTGGAGTTGTAAGCACTGGTCCATCAGGGTGTGTTCTTAATTCTAGCTACCGAAATCGTGATGTACCGGAGTACAAACAAGAGCTTGGGAATGCTATTG TTAACTTTTCTCGAGTCGTACCTGATGGACTTCTGGTCTTTTTCCCATCCTATTACCTTATGGACCGTTGCATTGCATTTTGGAAAGATGGG AGTCACAGAAACTCGATGACAATATGGGAAAGAATCTGCAAACTGAAGAAACCTGTCATTGAACCTAAAGACTCTTCCCTCTTTCCTGCTGCAATGCTG GATTTTTCAAAGAAATTGCAAGACAGATCAATTTCTGGTGCGGTGTTTTTTGCCGTTTGTCGTGGAAAG GTCAGTGAAGGACTAGATTTTGCTGATGGCGCTGGCAGAGCTGTTGTCATTACTGGGTTGCCTTATGCAAGGGTCACCGATCCTAAG ATTAAACTGAAACGAGAGTTTCTGGATGAACAATCACAAGTTTCAGATGTCAAG AGATCAACCATTTTATCTGGAAGCATGTGGTACAGTCAAGAAGCCGCACGGGCTGTGAATCAGGCAATTGGACGTGTTATCCGCCATCGCCATGATTATGGAGCTATCATTTTCTGTGATGACAG ATTTGAACAGCAGTCCCAGCAGTCCAATATATCCCTTTGGATACGACCGTATGTCAAG TGCTACCCAAGATATGGAGAGGTCATTTCTGACCTTGCTCGGTTTTTCCGGATAGAGAGATCAAATTTTCCCGCAAGTCTTGTAACAGAACAAGAATACGATATAG TTTCAACTTTATTACCAAAGGTGTCAACCAAGGATGCTCCTACACCAACCGCTG GTAATAGTAATGTGAAGAACGCTGGCGTCGCAAGAAATGAGGTGAGTAGAGTGGAAGCACTTCCTGCTGCAAATCAGGCTTCACCGTCGGAGTTTGTTAAATGGAAAGGCTTGACCATCCTACAACGCAAGAGCAAGATGCCTCGCATTGTAAAGGGAGAGGGTATGCAAGCTTGTTCTTCAGTGAAGGCTAAATTAGTGGAAATAAGTGACGAGGAGACTCCAGTAGAGAGGAGGACATGTGAAGTAGTTGATCTAGAATGCGACAAGCAGACTTGTGAAATTGCATCGAGCAACAACTGTTTCAACACAATGGGGCTAGTAAAAAAGCGAAAGGTTCCAGAGAGTCAGGGAAGTGGTGCATCGTCCTCAGTGTTGAAAGAGAAAGGGAGTGGAGGTGGTGGTGGTGATAAAAAGGAAGCAAGTGCATCTGCATTTTTGAGTCAA GTCAAGGAAAAGCTAAACGCAGAAGAATACAACAAGTTCATTGGATACATACAAGCATTGAAGAAGAAAGAGATAAAATTAGCAAGCGTGATGCAGTCCATTGTGCAACTGTTCTGTGGGAAAGAGAGAGATCATCTACTGATGAG ATTCAAGGACTTCGTGCCAGTAAAATATCGTTCTGCATATGAGGAATGCATTAAAACGACGAAGAGAGATGCCTTATGA
- the LOC106298238 gene encoding uncharacterized protein LOC106298238, whose amino-acid sequence MAEADPDSSDTSDLKPNSSAPLFSIPRFFVAKESDAAGRSPTSPLDFTIFGGLFSPRSPPAAPSSPRFRNRWACDKVGLSLLSSSVGEEEGHEEGLFNVVLAPQIKPRLFGSCVKSYSLPKNYAAPSMSSDAVNIEEEHNIHDSEEHNSPRRSSSSPMDIISSQAYSRSLSAREMALSEDYTCIISHGPNPKTTHIFGDCILDCDPKDLGTKDETEKPEGGDDSFLCLCTDKPQNHIHMHSETSATAEEKESDKGVVEDCLEISPGTSYNEDLFPMAS is encoded by the exons ATGGCTGAGGCTGATCCAGACTCCTCAGATACTTCTGATCTGAAACCCAATAGCAGCGCCCCACTCTTTAGCATCCCTCGCTTCTTTGTCGCTAAAGAGTCTGATGCAGCGGGGAGGAGCCCTACTTCTCCCCTTGATTTTACAATCTTTGGTGGCCTCTTTAGCCCCAGGTCTCCTCCAGCTGCTCCCTCATCTCCCAGGTTTCGCAACAGATGGGCTTGTGACAAAGTCGGCCTCTCTCTTCTAAGCTCCAGCGTTGGAGAAGAAGAAGGCCATGAGGAGGGTTTATTCAACGTCGTGCTTGCCCCTCAAATCAAGCCCAGGCTGTTTGGTTCTTGTGTTAAATCCTATTCGTTGCCTAAGAACTATGCCGCCCCTTCCATGTCTTCTGATGCGGTGAACATTGAAGAGGAGCATAACATTCATGACTCAGAGGAACATAACTCCCCGAGGAGATCAAGCTCATCTCCTATGGATATAATCTCCAGCCAGGCTTATTCTCGCTCGCTCTCAGCACGTGAGATGGCACTCTCTGAGGACTATACCTGTATTATTTCCCATGGGCCAAACCCAAAGACAACTCATATTTTTGGTGATTGCATCCTGGATTGTGACCCCAAAGATTTGGGAACCAAGGATGAAACTGAGAAACCGGAAGGCGGTGATGATTCTTTCCTCTGCTTATGCACCGACAAACCTCAGAACCACATTCATATGCACAG CGAGACATCAGCAACAGCAGAAGAGAAGGAAAGTGACAAGGGGGTTGTTGAAGATTGTTTGGAGATATCGCCTGGAACAAGTTACAACGAGGATCTGTTTCCTATGGCCTCTTAA
- the LOC106298241 gene encoding protein SYS1 homolog: MFYGTAVWDPWLIVGQIICLQCSFYLSVGVFMILFLGLRVPRLSLVYFFDYATLTTSTVTGWCVIASFLFTSLAGAVYMIFVVERARKCLDFSATLYIIHLYLCILNGGWPSSMAWWVVNGTGLAVMALLAEYLCIKREQREIPMDRFHSRV; this comes from the exons ATGTTCTATGGCACAGCAGTATGGGACCCTTGGCTTATCGTTGGCCAGATTATATGCCTTCAATGCTCATTCTATCTCTCTGTCGGAGTCTTCATGATCCTCTTTCTTGGCCTTCGTGTTCCTCGCCTTAGCCTTGTCTACTTCTTCGATTACGCTACTCTCACTACTTCTACCGTCACCGGTTGGTGTGTCATTGCCTCTTTCCTCTTCACTTCACTTGCAGG GGCTGTGTACATGATATTTGTGGTGGAGCGAGCACGGAAATGCCTAGATTTCTCTGCGACTCTCTATATCATACATCTCTACTTGTGCATCCTCAATGGTGGATGGCCTTCGTCTATGGCATGGTGGGTTGTTAATGGCACGGGGCTTGCTGTTATGGCTTTGCTAGCTGAGTACCTTTGCATTAAACGCGAGCAGCGTGAGATTCCTATGGATCGTTTCCATTCCA GGGTTTGA
- the LOC106298232 gene encoding dnaJ protein ERDJ2A, with amino-acid sequence MAASEENSALFPIFILTIMAIPLVPYTMVKLSRAVSKKQRTIHCQCLECDRSGKYKRSLFKKISNFSTWSNLTLVLLWVVMIFLIYYTKNMSRETQVFDPFSILGLEPGVSDSEIKKAYRRLSIQYHPDKNPDPEANKYFVESISKAYQALTDPVSRENFEKYGHPDGRQGFQMGIALPKFLLDIDGASGGILLLWIVGVCILLPLVIAVIYLSRSSKYTGNYVMHQTLSAYYYLMKPSLAPSKVMDVFTKAAEYMEIPVRRTDDEPLQKLFMSVRSELNLDPKNMKQEQAKFWKQHPAIVKTELLIQAQLTRESGVLSPSLQGDFRRVLELAPRLLEELLKMAVLPRTSQGHGWLRPAVGVVELSQCIVQAVPLSARKSSGVSSEGISPFLQLPHFSDAVVKKIARKKVKSFQELQEMSLEDRSELLTQVAGLSATDVEDIEKVLEMMPSLTVDITCETEGEEGIQEGDIVTLQAWVTLKRPNGLIGALPHSPYFPFHKEENYWVLLADSVSNNVWFSQKVSFMDEGGAITAASKTISDAMEGSGAGVKETSDAVREAIEKVKGGSRLVMGKLQAPSEGTYNLTCYCMCDSWIGCDKKTSLKVKVLKRTRAGTRGFVSDEGAIIEEGMEEEDEIEEEDYDDDYESEYSEDEDDKKDVVEKKGSKKPNGTVKKKESSSEESGSEEE; translated from the exons ATGGCGGCGTCGGAAGAAAACAGCGCGCTGTTTCCCATTTTCATTTTGACGATCATGGCTATTCCATTGGTGCCTTATACCATGGTGAAGCTAAGCCGTGCTGTCTCCAAGAAACAAAGGACAATTCACTGTCAGTGTCTCGAGTGTGACCGCTCTGGGAAATATAAGAGATCCTTATTTAAAAAG ATCTCTAACTTCTCTACATGGAGCAACTTGACACTAGTGTTACTATGGGTCGTGATGATTTTCTTGATTTATTACACCAAGAACATGAGCCGTGAG ACTCAAGTTTTTGACCCATTCAGTATACTTGGATTGGAACCTGGAGTTTCAGATTCAGAAATTAAGAAGGCATATAGGAGGCTGTCCATTCAATACCATCCTGATAAAAATCCAGATCCAG AGGCCAATAAATATTTTGTGGAGTCCATATCTAAAGCATACCAGGCTTTGACTGATCCAGTATCCCGTGAAAACTTTGAGAAGTATGGTCATCCAGATGGCAGACAG GGCTTTCAAATGGGCATTGCTCTTCCTAAATTTCTCCTAGACATAGATGGAGCATCCGGTGGCATATTGTTGCTCTGGATAGTGGGTGTTTGTATTCTCTTGCCCCTTGTGATTGCTGTTATATATCTCTCCAGGTCATCAAAGTATACCGGGAACTATGTCATGCATCAAACCCTTTCCGCATATTATTATCTAATGAAACCCTCGTTGGCCCCAAG CAAAGTTATGGACGTTTTTACCAAGGCAGCTGAGTATATGGAGATTCCAGTTCGTAGAACTGATGATGAACCTCTGCAGAAGCTCTTTATGTCCGTCAGGAGCGAGCTAAATTTGGACCCGAAGAACATGAAGCAAGAGCAAGCTAAGTTTTGGAAACAGCATCCTGCCATAGTGAAG ACGGAGCTGTTGATACAGGCCCAGCTAACTCGCGAATCAGGAGTCTTGTCTCCATCCCTGCAGGGTGATTTCAGACGTGTGCTAGAGCTTGCACCTCGCCTCCTTGAGGAATTATTAAAG ATGGCGGTTCTACCACGGACTTCCCAAGGGCATGGATGGCTGAGACCTGCAGTCGGAGTAGTTGAGCTATCTCAATGCATTGTTCAG GCTGTTCCCCTTAGTGCAAGGAAGTCATCTGGAGTCTCATCAGAAGGAATTTCGCCTTTCTTGCAGCTCCCTCATTTCAGTGACGCTGTCGTTAAAAAGATAGCACGGAAG AAGGTTAAATCATTCCAAGAACTTCAAGAAATGAGCTTGGAAGATCGTTCTGAATTGCTAACCCAGGTAGCGGGATTGTCAGCAACTGATGTTGAGGACATTGAGAAGGTACTGGAGATGATGCCGTCGCTGACAGTGGACATAACATGTGAGACAGAAGGCGAAGAGGGTATCCAAGAGGGAGACATTGTTACTCTTCAAGCTTGGGTCACTCTGAAACGACCCAATGGGCTCATTGGCGCTCTTCCTCACTCACCCTACTTCCCGTTCCACAAGGAGGAAAACTATTGGGTTCTCCTAGCGGATTCAGTGTCGAACAACGTGTGGTTCTCTCAGAAGGTTAGCTTCATGGACGAAGGTGGAGCTATAACGGCTGCATCAAAAACCATCAGTGACGCGATGGAAGGTTCGGGAGCAGGGGTGAAGGAAACAAGCGATGCAGTTAGAGAAGCGATTGAGAAGGTTAAAGGTGGGTCAAGACTTGTAATGGGTAAACTCCAAGCACCCTCAGAAGGTACATACAACTTGACTTGCTACTGCATGTGCGACTCATGGATCGGGTGTGACAAAAAGACATCACTGAAGGTCAAAGTCTTAAAAAGAACCAGGGCTGGGACTAGGGGTTTTGTTTCAGATGAGGGTGCCATTATAGAAGAAGGTATGGAGGAGGAAGATGAGATTGAGGAGGAGGATTACGATGATGATTATGAGAGTGAGTACAGCGAAGATGAGGATGACAAGAAAGATGTGGTTGAGAAGAAAGGGTCGAAGAAGCCCAATGGGACAGTTAAGAAGAAAGAGTCGAGTTCTGAAGAGTCTGGATCAGAGGAAGAGTGA